A genomic segment from Actinoplanes sichuanensis encodes:
- a CDS encoding tetratricopeptide repeat protein has protein sequence MAAGQIIDEDSELALNHAIAARRLASRIAVVREAVGLAAYAAGDWTTAIAELRTYHRMTGRQTHLAELADCERALGRPERAIDLFRGADVANLEKAGAIELLIVAAGARGDLGQHDAAVAMLQVKELTGDDDAEWAARLRYAYADSLLAAGRRDEAREWFARTAAVDEEQVTDAAERLLELDGVTIEGDDADEDEDGSDAATTDRESASADREADLEADGDEDGDYDDEDDLDDDEDDYDDEDGDYDDEDEDEDEPVDVADTDVNTDALGDEDEKAGDKDDVEADDAKADENEDGDDKVATEEKPKA, from the coding sequence GTGGCGGCCGGTCAGATCATCGACGAGGACTCCGAGCTGGCGCTGAACCACGCCATCGCGGCCCGTCGTCTCGCGTCGCGGATCGCCGTGGTGCGGGAGGCCGTCGGCCTGGCGGCGTACGCGGCCGGGGACTGGACGACCGCGATCGCCGAGCTGCGTACCTACCACCGGATGACCGGCCGTCAGACACACCTGGCCGAGTTGGCCGACTGTGAGCGGGCGCTCGGCCGTCCGGAGCGGGCGATCGACCTGTTCCGCGGCGCCGACGTGGCCAACCTGGAGAAGGCCGGCGCAATCGAGCTGCTGATCGTGGCCGCCGGTGCCCGGGGTGACCTCGGCCAGCACGACGCAGCCGTGGCGATGCTCCAGGTCAAGGAGCTGACCGGCGACGACGACGCCGAGTGGGCGGCCCGCCTGCGGTACGCGTACGCCGACTCCCTGCTGGCCGCCGGCCGCCGTGACGAGGCGCGGGAGTGGTTCGCACGGACCGCCGCCGTCGACGAGGAGCAGGTCACCGACGCCGCCGAGCGTCTGCTCGAACTCGATGGGGTCACCATCGAGGGCGACGACGCCGACGAGGACGAGGACGGCTCCGACGCCGCCACGACCGACCGTGAGTCCGCCTCCGCCGACCGCGAGGCGGACCTCGAGGCCGACGGCGACGAGGACGGCGACTACGACGACGAAGACGACCTCGACGATGACGAGGACGACTACGACGACGAAGACGGCGACTACGACGACGAGGACGAGGACGAAGACGAGCCGGTCGACGTCGCGGACACCGACGTGAACACGGACGCGCTCGGCGACGAGGACGAGAAGGCCGGCGACAAGGACGACGTCGAGGCCGACGACGCCAAGGCCGACGAGAACGAGGACGGCGACGACAAGGTCGCCACCGAGGAGAAGCCGAAGGCGTGA
- a CDS encoding HAD-IIA family hydrolase has translation MTDHLAGGYDLVIFDLDGVVFLIDKPIPGAADAIDRLRSGGTSIAFATNNASRRAADVAALLTGMGVNAEPAEVLTSAGAAAALLAERLPAGAPVLVVGAEALRAEVRDAGLTPVSALEDGPVAVLQGYGPEVGWPILAEATLAVGAGATWFATNTDRTLPSPRGPLPGNGSLVAVLRTALNRDPDVVVGKPQPALFRTAAAESRAERPLAVGDRLDTDIEGAVNAGMDSLLVLTGVSGPVDLLGAAENQRPTHVGADLSALFRPADESRLPNPGESAWTEIGGWHLTGAGDGVALNGSGSPVDALRLLCSATWSGTALSAVTAASDEARELLKSWDLEPH, from the coding sequence GTGACCGATCACCTTGCCGGCGGCTATGACCTGGTCATCTTCGACCTGGACGGTGTCGTCTTCCTAATTGACAAGCCGATTCCGGGCGCGGCCGACGCGATCGATCGGCTGCGCTCGGGCGGGACGTCGATCGCGTTCGCCACGAACAACGCGTCCCGACGGGCCGCGGATGTGGCGGCGTTGCTGACCGGTATGGGGGTGAACGCGGAACCGGCCGAGGTACTGACCTCGGCCGGCGCCGCGGCGGCGCTTCTCGCCGAACGGCTGCCGGCCGGAGCGCCGGTTCTGGTGGTCGGTGCGGAGGCGCTGCGCGCCGAGGTCCGCGACGCGGGCCTCACCCCGGTCAGCGCACTGGAGGACGGTCCGGTCGCGGTTCTTCAGGGGTACGGGCCGGAGGTCGGCTGGCCGATCCTGGCCGAAGCGACCCTGGCGGTAGGGGCCGGCGCGACCTGGTTCGCGACCAACACCGACCGGACCCTGCCCAGCCCGCGCGGCCCGCTGCCGGGTAACGGTTCGCTGGTGGCGGTGCTACGTACGGCCCTGAACCGGGATCCGGACGTGGTGGTGGGCAAGCCCCAGCCCGCGCTGTTCCGGACCGCCGCCGCCGAGTCCCGGGCCGAGCGTCCACTGGCCGTCGGTGACCGCCTGGACACCGACATCGAGGGCGCGGTGAACGCCGGAATGGACAGCCTGCTGGTCCTGACCGGCGTGAGCGGCCCGGTCGACCTGCTTGGCGCCGCCGAGAACCAGCGTCCCACGCACGTGGGCGCCGACCTGTCGGCACTGTTCCGCCCAGCCGACGAGTCCCGGCTTCCGAACCCCGGCGAATCCGCGTGGACCGAGATCGGCGGCTGGCACCTGACCGGCGCGGGCGACGGGGTGGCCCTGAACGGCTCCGGCAGCCCGGTGGACGCCCTGCGCCTGCTCTGCTCGGCCACCTGGTCCGGGACGGCCCTCAGTGCCGTGACCGCGGCCTCCGACGAGGCTCGTGAACTCCTGAAGTCCTGGGACCTCGAACCGCACTGA
- a CDS encoding methyl-accepting chemotaxis protein, with product MDVSSLTLPRGARLSEASWQSRHRIVTRLLWFHVPVFLVVGILGPRTPWEAVGFSAAIAVWVVLGGLLPADNPKARASHVSVGLIACTLVAIELTGGEMSTHIHLYAVLIFVALYQQWAPLVSAIVVVVVHHGVLGLVSPERVFGEHHMGVAAAIGMVAVHAGLLTLEVAGIVVFWHFAEQAERENEVLAREAEEARREVERAEHEAQERAAEELRLRSEESAAQARRITSDVAQISTEAHTAISAVAAVDRELAALTASVRDIAERSAQAAGTASTGKDAAASAGEKVRRLEKSVGEIAAVNAIIASLAEQTNLLALNATIEAARAGELGKGFAVVAGEVKDLARETAVSVEKVNQVITAIVAETGDVAQTFTATTGAVDDIHELQLNIASSVEEQAAVLAEVTNQLSAATSAADQVLVGLETLSATTER from the coding sequence GTGGATGTGAGTTCTCTGACATTGCCGCGCGGAGCCCGGCTCTCCGAGGCGTCCTGGCAGTCCCGCCACCGGATCGTGACGCGCCTGCTGTGGTTCCACGTGCCGGTGTTCCTCGTGGTCGGCATTCTCGGACCGCGTACGCCGTGGGAGGCTGTCGGATTCTCGGCGGCCATCGCGGTCTGGGTGGTCCTGGGCGGGCTGCTGCCTGCCGACAACCCCAAGGCCAGGGCGAGTCATGTCAGCGTCGGGCTGATCGCGTGCACCCTGGTGGCGATCGAGCTGACCGGTGGCGAGATGTCCACCCACATCCACCTGTACGCGGTGCTGATCTTCGTGGCGCTCTACCAGCAGTGGGCGCCGCTGGTGTCGGCGATCGTGGTGGTCGTCGTGCACCACGGGGTCCTCGGCCTGGTGTCGCCGGAACGGGTGTTCGGCGAGCACCACATGGGTGTCGCCGCCGCGATCGGCATGGTCGCCGTGCACGCCGGGCTGCTCACCCTGGAGGTGGCCGGCATCGTGGTCTTCTGGCACTTCGCCGAGCAGGCCGAACGGGAGAACGAGGTGCTGGCCCGGGAGGCCGAGGAGGCCCGCCGGGAGGTCGAGCGGGCCGAGCACGAGGCCCAGGAGCGGGCGGCCGAGGAGTTGCGGCTGCGGTCCGAGGAGTCGGCTGCGCAGGCCCGGCGGATCACCTCCGACGTCGCCCAGATCAGCACCGAGGCGCACACCGCTATCTCGGCGGTGGCCGCCGTGGACCGGGAACTCGCCGCGCTCACCGCGTCGGTACGCGACATCGCCGAACGGTCCGCGCAGGCCGCCGGGACCGCCTCCACCGGCAAGGACGCGGCCGCGTCGGCCGGGGAGAAGGTACGCCGGCTGGAGAAGTCGGTCGGGGAGATCGCCGCCGTGAACGCGATCATCGCGTCGCTCGCCGAGCAGACCAACCTGCTCGCCCTGAACGCCACGATCGAGGCCGCCCGTGCCGGTGAGCTGGGCAAGGGGTTCGCCGTGGTGGCCGGGGAGGTCAAGGACCTGGCCCGGGAGACGGCCGTCTCGGTGGAGAAGGTGAATCAGGTGATCACCGCGATCGTGGCCGAGACCGGGGACGTGGCGCAGACCTTCACCGCCACCACCGGCGCCGTCGACGACATCCACGAGCTGCAGCTCAACATCGCGTCCTCGGTGGAGGAACAGGCGGCGGTGCTGGCCGAGGTGACCAACCAGCTGTCCGCGGCGACCTCGGCGGCCGACCAGGTGCTGGTCGGTCTGGAGACACTCTCCGCTACGACCGAGCGTTGA
- a CDS encoding sterol-binding protein, whose amino-acid sequence MATLDECRRALHDLAARLESNAEARGKLDLDRTLACRLTDLGAAFHGRITGGRLVDITDGDDPKAKIALVTTSDELLDLVAGKLEVSRLITAIRANPFDLLKLRKLL is encoded by the coding sequence ATGGCCACCTTGGACGAGTGCCGCCGGGCACTGCACGACCTCGCCGCCCGACTGGAGAGCAACGCGGAGGCCCGCGGCAAACTCGACCTGGATCGCACCCTCGCGTGCCGGCTGACCGACCTGGGCGCGGCGTTCCACGGCCGGATCACCGGCGGCCGCCTCGTCGACATCACCGACGGCGACGACCCGAAGGCGAAGATCGCCCTGGTCACCACGAGCGACGAGCTGCTCGACCTGGTGGCCGGCAAGCTCGAGGTGTCCCGACTGATCACCGCCATCCGGGCGAACCCGTTCGACCTGCTCAAGCTACGCAAGCTCCTCTGA
- a CDS encoding pentapeptide repeat-containing protein, which translates to MACFAGVCLATAFLAGARLVAVFSAGASTAAGSTNTGSTAAGAAATSTAGPTDLRGARLAGATLAGAVLAAARLTGARFTGVARAASAGAGVAGTTSAGVGVAATFAGTTAGPVPAAGIAFGLALTAFFATVFFAGRATGTSGTPVSAALTRACACRSCRSRSCTLAVRSDTSSAVASPTRPSARSTS; encoded by the coding sequence ATGGCCTGCTTCGCCGGGGTCTGCTTGGCTACCGCCTTCTTGGCCGGCGCCCGCTTGGTCGCCGTCTTCTCGGCCGGAGCCTCGACCGCGGCCGGCTCAACGAACACCGGCTCGACAGCGGCCGGTGCCGCCGCGACCTCGACCGCGGGCCCGACAGACTTGCGTGGTGCCCGTTTGGCCGGCGCGACCTTGGCCGGTGCCGTCTTGGCCGCGGCCCGCTTGACCGGCGCACGCTTCACCGGCGTGGCCAGAGCGGCCTCGGCCGGAGCGGGGGTGGCCGGGACGACCTCGGCCGGGGTCGGGGTGGCCGCCACCTTCGCCGGAACCACTGCCGGTCCGGTGCCGGCCGCCGGCATCGCGTTCGGCTTGGCCTTGACCGCCTTCTTCGCCACCGTCTTCTTCGCCGGCCGGGCCACCGGCACCTCCGGCACGCCCGTCTCGGCCGCACTCACCCGGGCCTGCGCCTGCCGCAGCTGCCGCTCCAGGTCGTGCACCTTGGCCGTGAGGTCGGACACCTCCTCGGCGGTGGCCAGTCCCACCCGTCCGAGCGCCCGGTCCACCTCGTAG
- a CDS encoding TlyA family RNA methyltransferase, whose amino-acid sequence MARRARLDAELVRRKLARSREQAAALVAAGRVQVRGTAALKVAAMVDPADPIVVSGEDPKDDYVSRGGHKLAGALAAFQGLTVTGRRCLDAGASTGGFTDVLLRAGARQVVAVDVGYGQLAWPIRNDERVVVQERTNVRAITPESIGGVVDLTVADLSFISLRLVLPALSACTAPDGDLALMVKPQFEVGKEKVGSGGVVRDWRLRAEAVLEVAAAAAELGLGVADVTASPLPGPSGNVEFFVWFRRDAPPADPARIEAVVEAGPVSLMEEK is encoded by the coding sequence ATGGCCCGCCGTGCGCGACTCGACGCCGAGCTCGTCCGACGTAAGCTCGCCCGCTCCCGGGAGCAGGCCGCCGCGCTCGTCGCGGCCGGTCGTGTGCAGGTGCGCGGCACCGCCGCGCTGAAGGTCGCCGCCATGGTCGACCCGGCCGACCCGATCGTGGTGTCCGGGGAGGATCCGAAGGACGACTACGTGTCCCGGGGCGGCCACAAGCTGGCCGGCGCGCTGGCCGCGTTCCAGGGGCTGACCGTGACCGGTCGGCGTTGTCTGGATGCGGGTGCGTCCACCGGCGGGTTCACCGACGTGCTGCTGCGGGCCGGGGCCCGGCAGGTGGTCGCGGTGGACGTCGGGTACGGCCAGCTGGCCTGGCCGATCCGCAACGACGAGCGGGTGGTGGTGCAGGAGCGCACCAACGTCCGCGCGATCACGCCCGAGTCGATCGGCGGCGTCGTCGACCTGACCGTTGCCGACCTGTCGTTCATCTCGCTGCGGCTGGTGCTGCCCGCGCTGTCGGCGTGCACCGCGCCCGACGGTGATCTCGCGCTGATGGTGAAGCCGCAGTTCGAGGTCGGTAAGGAGAAGGTCGGCTCGGGTGGTGTGGTCCGCGACTGGCGGCTGCGCGCCGAGGCGGTGCTGGAGGTGGCGGCGGCCGCCGCGGAGCTCGGGCTCGGGGTGGCGGACGTGACCGCCAGCCCGCTGCCGGGGCCGAGCGGAAACGTGGAGTTCTTCGTGTGGTTCCGGCGGGACGCCCCGCCGGCCGATCCGGCCCGGATCGAAGCTGTCGTCGAAGCTGGACCCGTTTCCCTGATGGAGGAGAAATGA
- a CDS encoding NAD kinase, giving the protein MTRSALLVTHTGRRQSTQHARAVALDLIAAGFEVRVIAEEIDDLELPPGVEPVVGPDAAEGVEIVLALGGDGTILRAADLARPAKAPLLGINLGKVGFLAETEIDHIDHAVAEVVRGDYTVDERLTLDVRAEYDGRLIAESWALNEVTVEKGQRAQMLELMVDVDGRPLSRYGCDGVVCATPTGSTAYAFSAGGPVVWPEVEALLLVPISAHALFSKPLVTAPTSTFVLTVDPYTSFAVLCCDGRRTWDLPPGSQVTVERGQLPVRLVRLAPRPFTDTLVAKFGLPVVGWRGNRR; this is encoded by the coding sequence ATGACGCGCTCGGCCCTGCTGGTGACGCACACCGGGCGCCGGCAGAGTACGCAGCACGCCCGAGCGGTGGCGCTGGACCTGATCGCCGCCGGTTTCGAGGTCCGGGTGATCGCCGAGGAGATCGACGACCTGGAGCTGCCCCCGGGGGTGGAGCCGGTGGTCGGCCCGGACGCGGCCGAGGGTGTGGAGATCGTGCTGGCGCTCGGTGGTGACGGCACCATCCTGCGCGCCGCCGATCTGGCCCGGCCGGCCAAGGCCCCGCTGCTCGGCATCAACCTGGGCAAGGTCGGCTTCCTGGCGGAGACCGAGATCGACCACATCGACCACGCGGTGGCCGAGGTGGTCAGGGGTGACTACACCGTCGACGAGCGGTTGACGCTGGACGTCCGGGCCGAGTACGACGGCCGCCTGATCGCCGAGTCGTGGGCGCTCAACGAGGTGACCGTGGAGAAGGGCCAGCGGGCCCAGATGCTCGAACTGATGGTGGATGTGGACGGCCGGCCGCTGTCCCGCTACGGCTGTGATGGTGTGGTGTGCGCCACACCGACCGGGTCGACGGCGTACGCGTTCTCGGCCGGTGGACCTGTCGTGTGGCCCGAGGTGGAGGCGCTGCTGCTGGTGCCGATCAGCGCGCACGCACTGTTCTCCAAGCCGCTGGTGACCGCTCCGACGTCGACTTTCGTGCTGACGGTCGACCCGTACACGTCTTTTGCGGTGTTGTGCTGCGACGGCCGGCGGACCTGGGACCTGCCGCCCGGTTCGCAGGTGACGGTCGAAAGGGGTCAGTTGCCGGTCCGGCTGGTCCGGCTGGCGCCCCGGCCGTTCACCGACACGCTCGTGGCGAAGTTCGGCCTGCCGGTCGTCGGCTGGCGCGGGAATCGACGCTGA
- the recN gene encoding DNA repair protein RecN — MLEELRITGLGVIDDTTLRLTSGMNVITGETGAGKTMVVTGLGLLFGGRADAGRVRADPGRAVVEGRLKLRGTLGDAVRTRITDAGGEADDDGSILLSRTVTAEGRSRAHVGGRSMPVSTLSELGEQILAVHGQSDQLRLLRPSEQRSALDRFAGPPHEKLIDSYKEAFGRWRAVVDDLADRRRNARQRSQEADLLKLGLDEITRVDPQPGEDEDLRNEVQRLEHAEGLRVAATLASQALAGGVEAADDTPDATQLLGLARRTLEGQSAVDSSLGDLAARIEEAATLVGDVASELSAYLSSLDADPARLEAIYERRAALRALTRKYADDVDGVIAWAENARTKLSQLDSSDELLEELDKERQRLEATVGELAGRLTTARREAAGRFSEAVSVELAGLAMPHSRVEVAVLTRAPSRDEPAVTVDGETLAAGPDGADEVELRLHAHPGAPALPLQKGASGGELSRVMLAIEVVFAGAGGPPTLVFDEVDSGVGGTAAVEIGRRLARLARTHQVLVVTHLPQVAAFADRHLVVAKDTGGAITTSGVRIVEETERARELSRMLAGLPDSDLGIAHAEELLSVAAREKRA, encoded by the coding sequence GTGCTGGAGGAACTGCGCATCACCGGGCTCGGCGTCATCGACGACACGACGCTGCGGCTCACGTCGGGAATGAATGTGATCACCGGCGAGACCGGTGCCGGTAAGACGATGGTGGTGACCGGTCTCGGGCTGCTCTTCGGTGGGCGGGCCGACGCCGGCCGGGTCCGGGCCGACCCGGGCCGGGCCGTGGTCGAGGGCCGGTTGAAGCTGCGCGGCACCCTCGGTGACGCGGTGCGGACCCGGATCACCGACGCCGGTGGCGAGGCCGACGACGACGGCTCGATCCTGCTCAGCCGCACGGTGACGGCCGAGGGCCGGTCCCGGGCGCACGTCGGTGGCCGGAGCATGCCGGTGTCGACGCTGAGCGAGTTGGGCGAGCAGATCCTGGCCGTGCACGGCCAGTCCGACCAGCTGCGCCTGCTGCGCCCGTCGGAGCAGCGGTCGGCGCTGGACAGGTTCGCCGGCCCACCGCACGAGAAGCTGATCGACTCCTACAAAGAGGCGTTCGGCAGGTGGCGGGCCGTGGTCGACGACCTGGCCGACCGCCGGCGCAACGCGCGGCAGCGCTCGCAGGAGGCCGACCTGCTCAAGCTCGGTCTCGACGAGATCACCCGGGTCGATCCGCAGCCCGGGGAGGATGAGGACCTGCGTAACGAGGTGCAGCGGCTGGAGCACGCCGAGGGGCTGCGGGTCGCGGCGACCTTGGCGTCGCAGGCGCTGGCCGGCGGTGTGGAGGCGGCCGACGACACTCCTGACGCGACCCAGCTGCTCGGCCTGGCCCGGCGGACCCTGGAGGGCCAGTCGGCGGTCGACTCGTCGCTGGGTGACCTGGCCGCCCGGATCGAGGAGGCCGCCACCCTGGTCGGTGACGTGGCCTCGGAGCTGTCCGCCTATCTCAGCTCGCTCGACGCCGATCCGGCCCGGCTGGAGGCGATCTACGAGCGGCGGGCCGCGCTGCGGGCGCTGACCCGGAAATACGCGGACGACGTCGACGGCGTGATCGCCTGGGCGGAGAACGCGCGGACCAAGCTGAGCCAGCTGGACTCCTCGGACGAGTTGCTGGAGGAGCTCGACAAGGAGCGGCAGCGTCTGGAGGCGACCGTCGGCGAGCTGGCCGGGCGGCTGACCACGGCCCGTCGGGAGGCGGCCGGGCGGTTCTCCGAGGCGGTCAGCGTGGAGCTGGCCGGGCTGGCGATGCCGCACTCGCGGGTCGAGGTGGCGGTGCTGACCCGGGCGCCCTCGCGGGACGAGCCGGCGGTGACCGTCGACGGGGAGACGTTGGCGGCCGGGCCGGACGGGGCCGACGAGGTGGAGCTGCGGCTGCACGCTCACCCGGGGGCGCCGGCACTGCCCCTGCAGAAGGGCGCGTCCGGCGGTGAGCTGTCCCGGGTGATGCTGGCCATCGAGGTGGTGTTCGCCGGTGCCGGTGGGCCGCCGACGCTGGTGTTCGACGAGGTCGACTCGGGTGTCGGCGGGACGGCCGCGGTGGAGATCGGGCGGCGGCTGGCGCGTCTGGCCCGTACCCATCAGGTATTGGTCGTGACGCACCTGCCGCAGGTCGCGGCATTCGCCGATCGGCACCTGGTGGTCGCGAAAGACACCGGTGGCGCGATCACCACGAGTGGTGTGCGCATTGTGGAAGAAACCGAACGGGCCAGGGAATTGTCCCGGATGTTGGCGGGTCTGCCCGATTCCGACCTCGGCATTGCGCATGCCGAGGAGCTACTCTCCGTGGCTGCCAGGGAGAAACGCGCCTGA
- the steA gene encoding putative cytokinetic ring protein SteA, which yields MAGMRLPIPTLRRTRSVDPGPVSGVARLDRRTKRLTGRLRPGEIAVIDHVDLDRVAADSLVASGVMAVLNAKPSISGRYPNLGPEVLIQGGVILVDELGEDVFAGLREGQTVSIEGGVVLLDGEPVATGVRQDAETVAKSMADAREGLSVQLEAFAANTMDYLKQERDLLLDGVGVPEVQTRIGGRHVLIVVRGYDYKEDLEVLRPYIREYKPVLIGVDGGADALVENGYTPDMIIGDMDSVTDDVLRCGAEIVVHAYPDGRAPGLKRVENLGVDALTFPAAATSEDLAMLLADEKGASLIVAVGTHANLVEFLDKGRGGMASTFLTRLKVGGKLVDAKGVSRLYRQSISGSAVLLLVLSAIAAMASAVAVSTVGKAYLTVVSEWWDNLLFQLGNLF from the coding sequence ATGGCCGGGATGCGACTTCCCATTCCCACCCTCCGCCGGACCAGGAGCGTCGACCCTGGTCCGGTCTCCGGCGTGGCCCGGCTGGACCGGCGGACCAAGCGCTTGACCGGCCGGCTCCGGCCCGGTGAGATCGCCGTGATCGATCACGTCGACCTGGACCGGGTCGCCGCCGACTCGCTCGTCGCCTCCGGGGTGATGGCGGTGCTCAACGCGAAGCCGTCGATCTCCGGGCGGTATCCGAATCTCGGCCCCGAGGTGCTGATCCAGGGCGGTGTGATCCTGGTCGACGAGCTCGGCGAGGACGTGTTCGCCGGCCTGCGCGAGGGGCAGACGGTGAGCATCGAGGGCGGCGTGGTGCTGCTCGACGGCGAGCCGGTCGCGACTGGGGTCCGGCAGGACGCGGAGACCGTCGCCAAGTCGATGGCCGATGCCCGTGAGGGTCTGTCGGTGCAGCTCGAGGCGTTCGCCGCGAACACCATGGACTATCTGAAGCAGGAACGTGACCTGCTGCTCGACGGTGTCGGTGTGCCCGAGGTGCAGACCCGGATCGGCGGGCGGCACGTGCTGATCGTGGTGCGTGGTTACGACTACAAGGAGGACCTGGAGGTCCTCCGGCCGTACATCCGGGAGTACAAGCCGGTCCTGATCGGCGTGGACGGCGGCGCCGACGCGCTGGTGGAGAACGGCTACACCCCCGACATGATCATCGGGGACATGGACTCGGTCACCGACGACGTGCTGCGCTGCGGTGCCGAGATCGTGGTGCACGCCTATCCGGACGGTCGCGCCCCGGGCCTCAAGCGGGTGGAGAACCTGGGTGTCGACGCGTTGACGTTTCCGGCCGCGGCGACGAGTGAGGACCTGGCGATGCTGCTCGCCGACGAGAAGGGCGCGTCCCTGATCGTGGCCGTCGGCACGCATGCCAACCTGGTCGAGTTCCTGGACAAGGGTCGTGGCGGCATGGCCTCGACGTTCCTGACCCGGCTCAAGGTCGGCGGGAAACTGGTCGACGCGAAAGGTGTGAGCCGGCTCTACCGGCAGAGCATCTCCGGGTCGGCGGTGCTGCTCCTGGTGCTGTCCGCGATCGCGGCGATGGCGTCGGCGGTGGCGGTGTCCACGGTGGGGAAGGCGTATCTCACCGTCGTGTCCGAGTGGTGGGACAATCTGCTGTTTCAGCTCGGCAACCTGTTCTGA
- a CDS encoding copper transporter, with product MINFRYHVVSLTAVFLALAIGLVVGTAALNGPVSENLRNNLEALNKDNNVRREQVNQLNESVNRSQEFASQIAPGLLGGKLTGRKIAVVALPGTEDHTEGVVKMLTVAGATITARVRVEDKFFDPKTVNDLLFLVDELSQPSISTANVPLNSDGVETASAMLALTLLQGTPTSPTAEDVTAVLAAFAQPGYLTTEDGATGGAEAIVLVSGVPATDNEAAKKSRYALTMAEQLGKDPRMLVVAGDNAGEGNLVSGIRNDPTLVKQISTVDNVSTVQGQVATALVTIERVVQNRIGQYGLATGATSIVPSAAP from the coding sequence GTGATCAACTTCCGGTACCACGTGGTGTCGCTCACCGCGGTCTTCCTTGCGCTGGCGATCGGCCTGGTGGTCGGCACCGCCGCGCTCAACGGCCCGGTCTCGGAGAACCTCCGGAACAATCTGGAGGCGCTCAACAAGGACAACAACGTCCGTCGGGAGCAGGTCAACCAGCTCAACGAGTCGGTCAACCGCAGCCAGGAGTTCGCCAGCCAGATCGCGCCCGGCCTGCTCGGCGGCAAGCTGACCGGCCGCAAGATCGCCGTGGTGGCGCTGCCCGGCACCGAGGACCACACCGAGGGCGTCGTCAAGATGCTCACCGTGGCCGGGGCGACGATCACCGCGCGGGTCCGGGTGGAGGACAAGTTCTTCGACCCGAAGACGGTCAACGATCTCCTCTTCCTGGTCGACGAGCTGTCCCAGCCGAGCATCTCGACGGCGAACGTGCCGCTGAACAGCGACGGCGTCGAGACGGCGAGCGCGATGCTCGCCCTCACCCTGCTTCAGGGCACGCCCACCAGCCCCACCGCCGAGGACGTGACCGCGGTGCTGGCCGCCTTCGCCCAGCCCGGTTATCTCACCACCGAGGACGGCGCGACCGGCGGTGCCGAGGCGATCGTCCTGGTCTCCGGAGTGCCCGCCACCGACAACGAGGCGGCGAAGAAGAGCCGGTACGCGCTGACCATGGCCGAGCAGCTCGGCAAGGACCCGCGGATGCTGGTGGTCGCCGGTGACAACGCGGGCGAGGGAAATCTGGTGTCCGGGATCCGTAACGACCCGACCCTGGTCAAGCAGATCTCCACGGTGGACAACGTGAGCACGGTGCAGGGTCAGGTCGCAACCGCCCTGGTCACGATCGAACGGGTGGTGCAGAACCGGATCGGGCAGTACGGGCTCGCCACCGGTGCCACCTCGATCGTGCCTTCGGCCGCGCCCTAG